The following proteins come from a genomic window of Sphingosinicella flava:
- a CDS encoding hemerythrin domain-containing protein, which produces MATRETSRSSSRNNGTTSRSRTVDRGATSANKSNRSSTSENSSNAGTGQRGGSGRSAFSWDNGGRTAVIGAAVAGVAAGFAANFGRKFIVQFATGRSDWFESLRNEHEMTLAIFDKIEATRDDQAMMRGMLTMQLKHALSKHAMEEENVIYPALREANEAADADHLNSDHGYVKTFLYEMDNIPKDSPQWLAKVKEFRTMLEAHIREEEDRIFPEFHSMLSEEQNKKLTAAMHKEGLKLA; this is translated from the coding sequence ATGGCAACGCGTGAAACGAGCAGAAGCAGCAGCAGGAATAATGGCACGACGAGCCGCAGCCGGACGGTCGATCGTGGCGCCACAAGCGCCAACAAAAGCAATAGAAGCAGCACCAGCGAAAACAGCAGCAATGCGGGAACCGGCCAGCGCGGCGGTTCGGGACGTAGCGCGTTCAGCTGGGACAATGGCGGCCGCACGGCGGTAATCGGCGCGGCGGTGGCGGGGGTCGCGGCGGGCTTTGCCGCCAATTTCGGCCGCAAGTTCATCGTGCAATTCGCGACTGGCCGGTCGGACTGGTTCGAAAGCCTCAGGAACGAGCACGAGATGACGCTCGCCATCTTCGACAAAATCGAAGCGACGCGCGACGATCAGGCGATGATGCGCGGTATGCTGACCATGCAGTTGAAGCATGCGCTCAGCAAGCATGCGATGGAGGAAGAGAATGTCATCTACCCCGCGCTTCGCGAAGCGAATGAAGCGGCGGATGCCGATCACCTCAATTCCGATCACGGCTATGTGAAGACGTTCCTCTACGAAATGGACAATATCCCCAAGGACAGCCCGCAATGGCTCGCCAAGGTGAAGGAATTCCGCACCATGTTGGAAGCCCATATCCGGGAAGAGGAAGACCGCATCTTCCCCGAGTTCCATTCCATGCTGTCGGAAGAGCAGAACAAGAAACTTACGGCCGCAATGCACAAGGAAGGGCTGAAGCTGGCCTGA
- a CDS encoding EAL domain-containing protein — protein MPESQSPLFVFSPRHREELERLCGEAGWCPVFPGQAEHSADAFAESGAWVAVVDARGAMGPARRAVAAITEVAEEDRSALLLILEEDDADQLTWFRRNGVTHFVLTPLTARTFTEAVNYAARYAERLSGGRRRGLRGQTRPAAMLTESKRKRRRKRLEIDLPMALERGEIQILFQPQIDIASGRIVGAEALARWHHPALGVIGAETLFDAAERSNLHLALSRTIQAKALSEVASWPAHLSDIRVSINITAEDLAAPGFVRNFLALVDGAGVERTCVTVEVTESGLMKDLPAAATLLSQLREAGLHVAIDDFGTGYSSLAYLQALPIDYLKVDKSLSVDIAGSTRDRIVVKSIIDLARSLDLRVVAEGVETEEQLELLAAQGCALSQGYLHSPPITSAALAELVRR, from the coding sequence ATGCCGGAATCCCAATCGCCCTTGTTCGTCTTTTCTCCGCGTCACCGGGAGGAATTGGAGCGATTGTGCGGGGAAGCAGGCTGGTGCCCCGTCTTTCCTGGCCAAGCCGAGCATAGCGCTGACGCTTTCGCCGAATCCGGCGCCTGGGTCGCGGTGGTCGACGCACGGGGCGCGATGGGGCCGGCGCGGCGCGCCGTGGCGGCCATCACGGAGGTCGCCGAGGAGGACCGTAGCGCCCTTCTCCTCATTCTCGAGGAGGACGATGCCGACCAGCTGACCTGGTTCCGCCGCAACGGCGTCACCCATTTCGTGCTGACTCCGCTTACCGCGCGCACCTTCACCGAAGCGGTCAATTACGCCGCCCGTTATGCCGAGCGCCTGTCCGGCGGGCGGCGGCGCGGGCTTCGCGGCCAGACCCGCCCGGCCGCGATGCTGACCGAAAGCAAGCGTAAGCGGCGCAGGAAGCGGCTGGAGATCGATCTGCCGATGGCGCTGGAGCGGGGCGAGATCCAGATATTGTTCCAGCCTCAGATCGATATTGCGAGCGGCCGTATCGTCGGCGCCGAGGCCTTGGCCCGCTGGCACCATCCGGCGCTGGGCGTGATCGGCGCTGAAACCCTGTTCGACGCCGCGGAGCGGTCGAACCTGCACCTGGCCTTGTCGCGCACCATCCAGGCCAAGGCGCTGAGCGAAGTGGCGTCCTGGCCCGCGCATCTTTCCGATATCCGCGTGTCGATCAACATCACGGCGGAGGATCTCGCCGCGCCGGGTTTCGTGCGAAATTTCCTCGCGCTGGTGGACGGGGCAGGGGTGGAGAGGACGTGCGTGACCGTCGAAGTGACGGAAAGCGGCCTCATGAAAGACCTGCCCGCCGCAGCGACCTTGCTCTCACAGTTGCGCGAGGCGGGGCTCCATGTCGCCATCGACGATTTCGGCACGGGATATTCCAGCCTCGCTTACCTGCAGGCGTTGCCGATCGACTATCTGAAGGTCGACAAGTCCCTGTCGGTCGACATTGCGGGATCGACGCGCGACCGGATCGTGGTGAAGAGCATCATCGATCTGGCCCGCTCGCTGGACCTGCGCGTCGTCGCGGAAGGTGTGGAGACCGAGGA
- a CDS encoding NAD kinase: MADPKKMALVASRTPAAKAAEAELKALYDFVPTDEADLLIALGGDGFLLQTLHAMLRKKKLKPVFGMNRGTYGFLMNEWRPQLLEARVEAAKAFSVLPLAMKAVSVKGKTHRSPAINEVSLLRETRQTALIEVSVNGRVVIPELACDGVLVATPAGSTAYNFSAQGPILPLGSKLVALTPISPFRPRRWRGAILPDDMTITLRVLDPDKRPVSAVADQFEVRQVERVEVKADRAEALTLLFDPEHALDERIAMEQFTV, from the coding sequence ATGGCAGATCCGAAGAAGATGGCGCTCGTCGCCTCGCGCACGCCCGCCGCGAAGGCGGCCGAAGCGGAGCTGAAGGCGCTGTACGATTTCGTGCCTACGGATGAAGCCGATCTCCTTATCGCATTAGGCGGCGACGGTTTTCTTCTCCAGACGTTGCACGCCATGCTTCGAAAGAAGAAGCTGAAGCCGGTCTTCGGCATGAACCGGGGCACCTACGGCTTCCTGATGAACGAATGGCGGCCGCAGCTGCTGGAAGCCCGTGTCGAAGCCGCCAAGGCCTTTTCCGTCCTCCCGCTCGCCATGAAGGCGGTGAGCGTGAAGGGCAAAACCCACCGCAGCCCCGCCATCAACGAAGTGTCGCTGCTCCGCGAAACGCGCCAGACGGCGTTGATCGAAGTGTCGGTGAACGGCCGGGTGGTGATTCCGGAACTGGCTTGCGACGGCGTATTGGTCGCGACGCCCGCGGGCTCCACCGCTTATAATTTCTCGGCGCAGGGCCCTATCCTGCCCTTGGGATCGAAGCTCGTCGCGCTGACGCCGATCAGCCCCTTTCGCCCGCGACGCTGGCGGGGCGCGATCCTGCCCGACGACATGACGATCACCCTGCGCGTACTCGACCCCGACAAGCGTCCCGTCTCGGCAGTCGCCGACCAGTTCGAGGTTCGGCAAGTCGAACGGGTGGAGGTGAAGGCCGACCGGGCGGAGGCTCTGACCCTGCTCTTCGACCCGGAACATGCGCTCGACGAGCGGATCGCCATGGAACAATTTACGGTTTGA